A portion of the Oncorhynchus gorbuscha isolate QuinsamMale2020 ecotype Even-year linkage group LG07, OgorEven_v1.0, whole genome shotgun sequence genome contains these proteins:
- the LOC124039009 gene encoding uncharacterized protein LOC124039009 — MTCVEKRQYVSHRSTMLHHRFPNGFTEIFMDETDREVSTLTDRAFRSLCIGDEAAYNDEFSYGYPFSCHKPLVEEPLKRTKDTGKKHQINGTIGTQPWKQQKSMSSLTLLKAFSATEEKCEGMLIKNWDFKDTNGDSWDKSALLSIERELSEFSSDYNNLIAKKSGKDAKFSKTKNCITNFKLRKLHIKNCFLHSEFSPFQSWRDFNHSPFGQEDITSIPHVVDNLPKWYDSPLYKELTEAHRIETLRAEEMEQQFQKPVEPPPPPRPPPKVLPKPSAPEKRCASDTSSQGETSTPWRRNRVRVKSAVPVNQPGLLCTPTETPKLVEESNIPYKKKVKSIKVKEVEEPCSLTSTPFSISQLMTPIIPSRQATDTSEIMSAVLSPSLLDLTRLDLEHVSPVKSRSTPEVIKRESYKSIASSLLFNLKDNRKRVKSRYSPPKFKTEQADQRTLSPKMLEQRLLKYAQAPSDVTASGFSTPAILASGFSTPAILASGFSTPAILLDGLPICSPDVSESSNAGLRKYLDSDISDDYLISNLLQTKREAAASRSPGSPFSHPKVNKSPRTKKQMYPTLNLYNSPVEPEMKHFSPSMNKDTLSITTQKNKGLSPNMSDNTKDHPTPQKDRISLNISEKPVKEMPALKEKGVGDQPVHTRTNREALPTAQNKGLSPNRTDNAKQPTKDTVEFKEKHNDEQTASTREAITATRDTLITAQNEMLPSNRAYNTNRSTKDMVELNVKDSVEEVMRAGMEAIFTTRNKLFSPNRAEAVEALTNKTNIVKTEDPQVKDEKGIVVEDRHLFYSFSVPRPSYRQIEPQATGDICPMENILANGLIESSEKEKERMVVEKAKEPVKEQGRFKHTFSARQNNYIKSQRYALMENGEEEQEGEDLEPKMEVNNKKDMDKEVQDTESSVHKEMKDSENIISDLHALKELEKARLGGRHSKDGENLKPKPMIDGEAKAKNDLISRELRNIKRGILSMRGNTFAKKEPFANREKEQARRDVFSKIDNNVVVNKSLINDNYDKAKMALEEIISDRAEKRKNQVFSHKECENNRVPDENPDDSYNVRVQKSRPARQDYIRKATDGKQNEVRGRLGDLKDHHQIQGILSQTETKLGENHRFGATIYTEQNELATGYIREEQVQGNTINNVSGKQKHNISKYPAEESDRTVAKQLSVETRDDTSRNAEVVTEESQTDAPVIKPKVPPRSKKGSIKKEDSSEKEKECANVMDIIEEGTKNKDFSIRDSKNDNILRKENTHARGKVSSKEALDAKIQADQQTDALEMEKTAEQEKRFVQNKHHVGLPGEYSKYPHEANTCFSPSEEKEKEMKALLNERQTNTLPRKKLKAEEIQHNIEQREQLCVRRKAPLKPDKDHSKPSNQVNTSTEDESIMKKDSMKKIQANEESDKSVRVCEDIAHVDEVVEYYSVSDHENEVFEDKPVVRPRRDRETSLKEENGPRAREMDKRGWFQSPMDDTNNQTPTSQSNVSSPVLGKPALFKVKDNILNDHVSPVTKTVKPVLDKTNHDPSQRAPWSPRESLSGSEKSEEEHLDQPKTSIEMQSPDNAVTTPGKHFKPKETASPHSSHSLLSPSKLTPEHNRKGQRAPWSPRESLSGSERGEEDHLEIPELHAATITTDKHLKPRETASHHSPLTPLSPSKLTPENSQRGQQYGSFLTVTQEYNKHSRLSTSSEERTSTVDTADDTPDVYKVSSERSGSVCLANDTQGPGRPPWCLPSPRRPSSKP; from the coding sequence ATGACCTGCGTGGAGAAGCGTCAATACGTGAGCCACCGGAGCACCATGCTCCACCACCGCTTCCCCAATGGCTTCACTGAGATCTTCATGGACGAGACGGACCGAGAGGTCAGCACGCTCACCGACCGCGCCTTCCGGAGCCTGTGCATCGGAGACGAGGCCGCCTACAACGATGAGTTCTCATACGGATACCCTTTCAGCTGTCACAAGCCCCTAGTGGAGGAGCCCCTGAAAAGGACTAAAGACACTGGTAAAAAGCACCAAATCAATGGTACCATTGGCACTCAACCCTGGAAGCAGCAGAAGAGCATGTCCAGTTTGACTCTCCTCAAAGCATTCAGTGCTACAGAGGAGAAATGTGAGGGCATGCTGATTAAAAACTGGGATTTTAAGGACACTAACGGAGACTCTTGGGATAAGTCAGCCCTCCTCAGCATCGAAAGGGAACTATCGGAATTCTCCTCAGATTATAACAACCTCATAGCCAAGAAATCAGGCAAGGATGCAAAGTTCTCTAAGACAAAAAACTGCATAACCAACTTCAAGCTGCGGAAACTGCACATCAAAAACTGTTTCCTCCACAGCGAGTTCAGCCCATTCCAATCGTGGAGGGATTTTAACCACTCTCCGTTCGGCCAGGAAGACATCACCTCCATTCCCCATGTGGTGGACAACCTCCCTAAGTGGTATGACTCCCCTTTATACAAAGAGCTGACTGAGGCACATAGAATAGAGACTTTGCGTGCAGAGGAGATGGAGCAGCAGTTCCAGAAACCAGTtgaacccccccctcctcctcgtcctccaccCAAGGTTCTACCAAAACCCTCTGCCCCTGAGAAGAGGTGTGCATCAGACACCTCTTCCCAGGGTGAAACCAGCACCCCCTGGAGAAGAAACAGAGTGAGAGTCAAGAGTGCTGTGCCTGTCAACCAACCAGGACTACTTTGCACTCCCACTGAAACCCCCAAACTGGTGGAGGAGAGTAACATACCTTATAAAAAGAAAGTAAAGTCGATAAAGGTGAAAGAAGTGGAAGAGCCGTGCTCTTTGACCTCTACTCCATTCAGCATTTCTCAGCTGATGACACCCATAATACCATCCAGACAGGCCACAGACACCTCAGAGATCATGTCAGcggtgctctctccctctctccttgatCTTACCCGCCTAGACTTAGAGCATGTGTCGCCAGTCAAATCAAGGTCGACCCCAGAGGTCATCAAACGAGAGAGCTACAAATCCATCGCGTCCAGTTTGTTGTTCAACCTCAAGGATAACAGGAAGAGGGTCAAGAGCAGGTACAGCCCGCCAAAGTTCAAAACCGAACAGGCGGATCAGCGTACTCTGTCTCCAAAGATGCTGGAACAGAGACTACTCAAATATGCACAAGCTCCTTCTGACGTTACAGCTTCTGGCTTCAGTACACCTGCCATTCTAGCCTCTGGCTTCAGTACACCTGCCATTCTAGCCTCTGGCTTCAGTACACCTGCCATTCTATTAGATGGACTGCCTATCTGTAGCCCTGATGTTTCTGAATCTAGCAATGCTGGTCTTAGGAAATATCTAGATTCTGATATATCAGACGATTACTTGATATCCAACTTATTGCAAACCAAAAGAGAGGCTGCGGCTAGCAGGAGCCCCGGGTCTCCCTTTTCACACCCAAAGGTGAACAAGAGCCCTCGGACTAAGAAACAAATGTACCCAACTCTGAACTTGTACAATAGTCCTGTAGAGCCAGAGATGAAACACTTCTCACCGTCAATGAATAAGGATACTTTGTCCATtaccacacaaaaaaacaaagggCTTTCTCCGAATATGTCGGACAACACAAAAGACCATCCTACTCCACAAAAGGATAGGATTTCTCTGAATATATCAGAAAAGCCAGTGAAAGAGATGCCGGCGCTAAAGGAGAAAGGTGTCGGTGACCAGCCTGTACATACAAGAACGAATAGGGAAGCATTACCTACAGCACAAAACAAAGGGTTATCCCCCAACAGAACAGACAATGCGAAACAGCCAACAAAAGACACAGTGGAATTCAAGGAAAAACATAATGATGAACAGACTGCAAGTACAAGAGAAGCCATCACAGCAACTAGGGACACATTGATAACAGCTCAAAATGAAATGCTGCCCTCAAATAGAGCGTACAACACCAACAGGTCAACAAAGGACATGGTAGAGTTAAATGTCAAAGACAGTGTTGAAGAGGTTATGAGAGCCGGTATGGAAGCAATATTTACCACCCGAAACAAACTATTCTCTCCCAATAGAGCAGAAGCTGTTGAAGCGTTAACCAATAAGACCAACATTGTCAAAACAGAGGACCCTCAAGTGAAAGATGAAAAGGGAATTGTAGTAGAGGATAGAcatttgttttattcattttCAGTGCCAAGGCCAAGCTACAGACAGATAGAGCCACAGGCAACAGGTGACATTTGTCCAATGGAAAACATCCTCGCCAACGGATTAATAGAAAGTtcagaaaaagagaaagaacgTATGGTGGTAGAAAAAGCGAAGGAGCCTGTTAAAGAGCAAGGCAGGTTTAAGCATACATTTTCAGCGAGACAGAACAACTATATTAAAAGCCAAAGATATGCACTGATGGAGAATGGCGAGGAAGAGCAGGAGGGGGAAGATTTAGAACCTAAAATGGAGGTGAATAACAAGAAAGACATGGATAAGGAAGTACAGGATACAGAGAGTTCAGTTCACAAAGAAATGAAAGATAGTGAAAATATAATAAGCGACTTACATGCACTTAAAGAGCTGGAGAAGGCCAGATTGGGTGGACGCCATAGCAAGGACGGTGAGAATTTGAAGCCCAAGCCAATGATAGATGGGGAGGCAAAAGCGAAAAACGATTTAATTTCAAGGGAGCTTAGGAACATTAAAAGGGGTATTCTTTCTATGCGAGGAAACACGTTCGCTAAAAAAGAGCCATTTGCGAATAGAGAGAAGGAGCAAGCGAGGCGTGATGTATTCTCAAAGATAGACAACAACGTGGTTGTAAACAAATCTTTGATCAATGACAATTATGACAAGGCTAAAATGGCACTCGAGGAAATCATATCGGATAGAGCAGAGAAACGTAAAAATCAAGTATTTAGTCATAAAGAATGTGAAAACAATAGAGTCCCTGATGAGAACCCGGATGATAGTTATAATGTTAGAGTCCAAAAGAGTAGACCAGCTAGACAGGATTATATCAGGAAAGCAACAGATGGGAAACAGAACGAGGTCAGAGGGAGGCTAGGGGATCTGAAGGATCATCATCAGATACAAGGAATTCTTTCCCAGACCGAGACAAAACTTGGCGAAAATCACAGATTCGGTGCCacaatctacactgaacaaaatgaactggcaacaggATATATCAGGGAGGAGCAAGTGCAAGGAAACACAATCAATAATGTCAGTGGCAAACAAAAACACAATATTAGCAAATACCCAGCAGAGGAGAGTGATAGAACCGTAGCTAAACAGCTATCAGTTGAAACAAGAGACGACACCTCTAGAAACGCTGAGGTCGTCACAGAGGAGAGTCAAACGGACGCACCAGTTATCAAACCAAAGGTACCACCGAGGAGCAAGAAAGGGAGCATTAAAAAAGAGGACAGctcagagaaggagaaagaatgtGCAAATGTAATGGACATAATTGAGGAGGGCACAAAGAACAAGGACTTTTCAATTAGGGATAGTAAAAATGATAACATTCtacgaaaagagaacacacacgCAAGGGGCAAGGTCTCAAGTAAGGAGGCCCTCGATGCAAAGATACAAGCTGATCAACAAACAGATGCACTTGAAATGGAGAAGACAGCTGAGCAAGAGAAGCGTTTTGTACAAAATAAACACCACGTTGGTCTGCCAGGAGAGTACTCAAAGTATCCACATGAGGCAAATACCTGTTTTTCCCCCAGTGAGGAGAAGGAAAAAGAAATGAAGGCTCTATTAAATGAAAGGCAAACTAACACACTTCCTCGGAAGAAACTCAAAGCAGAGGAAATACAACACAATATTGAACAACGGGAACAACTGTGTGTGAGAAGGAAGGCCCCTTTAAAACCAGACAAGGATCATTCAAAACCTTCAAACCAAGTAAACACCAGTACCGAGGATGAATCAATTATGAAAAAAGATAGCATGAAAAAGATTCAAGCAAATGAAGAATCTGACAAATCAGTTAGGGTTTGTGAAGATATTGCACATGTTGATGAAGTAGTGGAGTATTACTCTGTAAGTGATCATGAAAATGAGGTCTTTGAAGACAAGCCAGTAGTCCGTCCCAGGCGAGACAGAGAAACATCCCTGAAGGAGGAAAATGGGCCGAGAGCCAGAGAGATGGACAAAAGAGGATGGTTCCAGAGCCCGATGGACGACACAAACAATCAAACGCCAACATCTCAGTCCAACGTCTCTTCGCCCGTTCTGGGGAAACCGGCTCTATTCAAAGTGAAAGACAACATATTAAATGATCATGTCTCGCCTGTAACCAAGACAGTGAAACCGGTTCTGGACAAGACAAACCATGACCCGTCGCAGCGTGCACCCTGGTCACCCAGGGAGAGCTTGAGTGGCTCTGAGAAAAGCGAGGAAGAGCATCTTGATCAACCAAAAACCTCCATTGAAATGCAGTCACCAGATAATGCCGTCACCACACCAGGCAAACACTTCAAACCCAAAGAGACGGCATCTCCCCACTCTTCACACTCACTGCTGTCTCCCTCAAAACTAACCCCCGAGCACAATCGGAAAGGCCAACGTGCGCCGTGGTCACCCAGGGAAAGCTTAAGTGGCTCTGAGAGGGGCGAGGAAGACCATCTTGAAATCCCTGAACTCCATGCTGCTACCATCACAACAGACAAACACCTTAAACCAAGAGAGACTGCatctcaccactcaccactcaccccACTGTCTCCCTCAAAACTGACCCCTGAAAACAGCCAAAGAGGCCAACAATACGGGTCTTTCCTCACAGTCACACAGGAATATAACAAACATTCAAGGCTAAGCACATCATCAGAAGAAAGGACAAGCACAGTGGATACAGCTGATGACACCCCAGACGTTTACAAGGTGTCCAGCGAGAGGTCTGGTTCTGTCTGCCTTGCCAACGACACCCAAGGCCCCGGCAGACCCCCGTGGTGCCTCCCAAGTCCGAGAAGGCCCTCTTCAAAGCCATGA